Below is a genomic region from Gemmatimonadota bacterium.
GTTGAACCCATCACCAGGCGGTACGCGGCATCGCCGAAGACCGCCTTGACCGCCAGCGTCTCGTTCAGGTCGTTGGCGGGCGTCGAGGTACCGTGCGCATTGATGTAGCCGACGTCGGCCGGCGCTAGGGCCGCGTCGCGCAGTGCCGCCCGCATGGCGATCTGTGCGCCCGCGCCCCCCGGCGCCGGCGCGGTCAGATGGTAGGCGTCCGCGCTCTGCCCGAAACCGATGATCTCGCCCAGCACCCTCGCGCCCCGGTTCAGTGCGTGTTCCAGCGATTCCAGGATCAGCGCGCCCGCGCCCTCGCCCAGGACGAACCCGTCCCGCGTGGCGTCGAAGGGACGGCTCGCCGTCTCGGGCGACTCGTTCCGCGTTGACAGCGCTTTCATGTTCGCGAAGCCAGCCACCGTGAGGGGCGTGATGGTGGCCTCGGTGCCGCCGGCGATCATGATATCGACCTCGCCGCGCTGCACGATGCGGAAGGAATCGCCCACGGCGTGCGCGCTCGAGGCGCAGGCCGAAACCGTGGCGTAATTCGGGCCGCGCGCGCCGTAGCGCATCGAGACCAGGCCCGGCGCAATGTCGGAGATGAACATCGGGACAAAGAAAGCGCTCACGCGCTGCGGCCCCCGTTCGATCATGACGCGGGTTTGCTGCTCGAAGGTGGCCATGCCGCCAATGCCGCTGCCGATTACGACGCCCAGGCGATCGCGGTTCACGCCCTCGAGCTGCGCGGCCAGACCCGACTGCTTCAT
It encodes:
- the fabF gene encoding beta-ketoacyl-ACP synthase II; the encoded protein is MQTRSNRGHRVVITGLGALTPVGLDVEATWRALLEGVSGAGPITQFEATEAFDVRFACEVKGFDPERYLEKKEVRRTDRFTQFAVAVADEAMKQSGLAAQLEGVNRDRLGVVIGSGIGGMATFEQQTRVMIERGPQRVSAFFVPMFISDIAPGLVSMRYGARGPNYATVSACASSAHAVGDSFRIVQRGEVDIMIAGGTEATITPLTVAGFANMKALSTRNESPETASRPFDATRDGFVLGEGAGALILESLEHALNRGARVLGEIIGFGQSADAYHLTAPAPGGAGAQIAMRAALRDAALAPADVGYINAHGTSTPANDLNETLAVKAVFGDAAYRLVMGSTKSMTGHLLGAAGAVEAVISALVCATGRIPPTINFRTSDPACDLNYAHNEPLERPVDVALTNSFGFGGHNVSLALRRWTGE